A region from the Lysobacter antibioticus genome encodes:
- a CDS encoding YcxB family protein: protein MHSLTLTYDEPLLRRAVLGFWWRVVGLRFLIVMALNAIALGVLLMQRDGSWLTGLMATTFAFGLGFVVSLYLVHYRNSLRKFRAMRNPQASLVLTEAGFSLSADSGSSTLPWSAVAELWKFETCWLLLFSKAQFATLPLSDVPSDAQAFILEHVAAAGGKVG from the coding sequence ATGCATTCCTTGACCCTCACCTATGACGAACCCTTGCTGCGTCGAGCCGTACTCGGATTCTGGTGGCGGGTGGTCGGGCTGCGCTTCCTGATCGTGATGGCGCTCAATGCCATTGCCCTGGGCGTATTGCTGATGCAAAGGGACGGCTCCTGGCTGACCGGTCTGATGGCGACCACGTTCGCATTCGGCCTGGGCTTCGTCGTCTCGCTTTACCTCGTCCACTACCGCAACTCGCTGCGCAAGTTCAGGGCGATGCGCAACCCACAGGCGAGCTTGGTACTCACCGAAGCCGGTTTCAGCCTCTCCGCCGACAGCGGCTCCAGCACCCTGCCCTGGTCTGCCGTCGCCGAGCTATGGAAGTTCGAAACCTGCTGGTTGCTGCTGTTCTCGAAGGCCCAATTCGCCACGCTGCCGTTAAGCGACGTTCCGTCCGACGCCCAAGCGTTCATTCTTGAGCATGTGGCCGCGGCGGGCGGCAAAGTCGGCTGA